AGCGCAGGAAGTGGGTGCTATCGGCGATCGCTGAATCAATTAAACATTAAAAGTGGGTTTACAATACGAGTTTTGGGGTCTCCTAGATTCGCCTATAGCCCGGACAAAACGACACAAAACGTTACTTAAGAGCCAATTAAGATTAAGATTTATAATAATTTTCTGCCGATTTGCATAAAATCACCCTGATTTTTCTGAGAGATCTATAGAAGATCTCAAATTCGGGATGAATGAACATCAAACAATTACTTCGGGTAGCAGATACCGAACTTTATCGCCAAACCCAAAAACATCTGACAGATATCGAGCGACAGGTGCTAAGTGCCTGTCTAGAGGGAATCTCTTATAAAGAAATGAGGAAAGAGATACCGAAAAGTCACGATCAACTGAAGCGGGTTGGCGCTCGTTTGTGGAAAAAGTTATCCTCCGCCTTCGGGGAAGAGATTCATAAAAATAACATTCGCGGCACTCTAGAACGTTACCTAGAAGATCGGGAGGCTGAGGATAGTTCCTGAGAGAATTTTAAGCTTTTGTTAAGTCGCACCAAACGCTACCAAATGCTACCAAATACTACTTACAAACGAAGCATAGAAGATTACTATAGATAGGGGGCATGTATGGAACTCTATGACTCAATACTTGAGGAGAACTAAGTCGGGCTGGATGACCATCACCCCTATCCTTCTTCAGATTCTGGAAACCCCAATGTGAGTTTTGTCGGAATTCAGAATCTGTGCTACTACCTCTGTTCGCAAAACTTTCCCTAGGTTTTGTGGGACTTATAACCTTAAGGATCTTAGAAAATGATGAACCTATCTTTATCCAATTTGTTTCGTACTGGCGCAAAACTTTTGAGTGTTGTGTCGCTGACTACCTTGAGTATCACGCTACCCCAACCCAGTCAGGCTCAAAGCGCCCGATTTTACTGCGGAACGAGCCAGGGTTCGCCGGCTACTCTAGTGGATAGTCCGCGAGGCGTGGTTCCTGTGATTGTTTGGCAATCTTCTTATTTTGAAGGTTCCGGTTATTCCCCCCAAAGACGCTGTCAGGAAGTGTCCTCTCGGTTCCAGACTTATTACAACAATAAAATTCTAGAGTATCTGACGACAGGTATCGTGAATGGCTATCCGGTCATTTGTGTCAGTCAAACTAATGGAGGTAGTTGTGCGGGAGTCTTGTTTACTCTCCAACAAGGAGATGATGCGAACCGCGTCTTACAACAAATGTTTAGTGTTCGCTCTGGTGCATCTACACCGTTATATCAGAGTACAGGCCGCCGCCCCCGCCCCCGCAAACTCTATATTGACATGGAGAATTATCTGAATACAGCACCCGTCGAAAGTGGGTCTTCTCCTAGCGTAGCTCCAACCCAACCCCAGCCAGCTCCCAATCCTGCTCCAGCGAATAATCCAGGTTCGGGTTCTGGTGGCTCGATTTGGTAAACCCTTGATGACTAAGCCTGTTGTAGCATTACTGGCTTGTGGGATGTGCGGCTTGGTATGGCATTACGGGCCGCTAAAGCCTATGTTGGACGATCGCCCCTTAACCGCCGATCGCATCCAATGGCACTACGGGCCCCTACAGCCCCAGTTAGACGATCGCCCATCCTGGACGACTGTACCCACTGCTCCGGTTTCTTCACCTAAATCTCCCCAGGAAATACGCCAAATTGCCAGGGCGATCGCCGTAAAAGTCATCGCTGGAACCAGTCAGGGTTCGGGGATTATTCTCGGCCGAGAAGGAGAAACCTATCAAGTGGTGACCAACCGTCATGTCTTGATTGCCTCGGATACCTACGAGATCCAAACCTCTGATGGTCAGGTCTATGCAGCCATTCAGGTTACCACGATTGATTTCCGGGGGAACGATCTGGCCTTGTTGACCTTTAGGAGCGATCGCCCCTACACCGTTGCTTTTATTGCAGAAGTTTCTGCTGTCGTAGAGAGCGAAGTGTTTGCAGCAGGATTTCCCCTCCAATCTCCCCCTGATGCGGCTGAGGATGGATTTGTCTTTAACCGGGGAACCCTTCAATGGCTCCTAGAGCAACCCTTAGCCGATGGCTATCAGATGGGTTACGACAACGACATTCGTAAAGGAATGAGCGGGGGGCCTCTCTTAAACAACCGAGGTGAAGTCATTGGCATTAATGGAATGCACGCCTATCCCCTCTGGGGAAATCCCTATATCTATGCCGATGGCAGCCAACCCAATCCTTTCTTGCAGGAGACCCTGATCGCCCTCAGTTGGGCCATTCCCATTGATCTATTTCAAAGTTTGAGTAACTTCGAGGTTTTGTCCCAAGAGTCTGGGGAGGTTCACCCAATGCCCCCAGTTCCTCCATCTCATTCACAACCCGTGTGGTGAGCAGACCCAAAGAACACTCTGTTTCGTGTCGAATCAAGTATGAGGTACATCTAAAATGAATAGACATTATCTATCTGCGGCTTTAGCAGGAACGGCGATCATCAGCACCATCGTCATGACCCAAGCCACGCCAACCTTCGCCCTCACCGGAGTCGAAATCAACAACATCGCCTACGAAGTCACCGTTCTCATCAAAGCGCCTGAAGGAGAAGGCCATGGCTCTGGAGTCATTATCGCCAAAGAGGGCAACACCTATTACGTCCTCACCGCCAACCATGTCGTCAGTTATGAAACCCAGTACAATCTCATTACCTCAGATAAGCAAGGTTACGCCATCGACTACAGCAAAATCCAACGGTTGAATGGCGTAGACTTGGCCATTGTTCCCTTCACCAGTGACAAAGACTATCGCATTGCCAAATTAGCCAACACCAATACCGTTCAACAAGGACAATCCGTTTTCATTTCCGGTTGGCCGGCCACGACTCAATCCATTCAACAAGTGACTCGCCAATTTACGAGCGGTATTGTCTCTAGCCTACTGGAACAACCCCGTAGTGATGGCTATGGTTTAGTCTATGACGCAACCACCCGATCCGGTATGAGTGGCGGCCCGGTATTTGATTCCGAGGGGCGAGTCATTGCTATTCATGGGTTAGGAGATGCCATCAAACGAGAAGAATTTGAAAATGTTGTAGGAAATACCGACAATCTGGAACAATCCGCTTCTCGTAATGCTGCGTCCCCCAATACGGGCTACCCAGATCGTCCAGAACTTGATGCGATCGCCGATCTCATTGGGTCAGGATTTAACTTAGGCATTCCCATCACTATATACTTGCAAGCCGCTCCTGGGTCAAACATTTTTCTCACCGTACAAGTCGAAAACACCCCCGTCCAACAAGCCGTGGTTGACTACACCCCTCCGGCCCAACCCGACCCACGGGACACCATGAACATTAACGACGTTTTCTCCAACATTAATCAAGGTTTAAACACCATCAATAATGGGGTTAACACCATCCAGAGAGTTTGCAGATTTTTTGGCTGTCGATGATAGCACTTTTGGCGATCGGTGAACTACGTTTTGATCTTCCTATCCCCCCTTACAGCATTTTGCGCTCCTTCAAGGGAAATTTTGATCCCCCCAACCCCCCTTAAAAAAGGGGGACTTAGGGGGATCGAGAGGGACTAATATCAAATTTATTTATTCATGCACTGGACAAGGGGCTTAAGCCCCTTGCCTCCCAGCGATGCATTGTCGCAAGCATTTAAGGATTTGATATAAATATCAGAACCAAATACTGTAAACCTTCCTTCTGTAGGTTGGGTTGAACAACGTGAAACCCAACTAACAACTCAATCCATTCAGAGGCAAAATAATGATGCATTGGATTAAATTTAGCCTAATTGCAGCAATGAGTATCTGTGCAGTAATTGGAGAATCTTTTCTTCCCCTATCTTCCGCTACTGCCGAATACGATCTGTTCCGTAACCCCGATGTTTCACCCTCAGCGCCCTCTCGTCCTCCTGCTCCCAGATCCAATCCTCCAGTTTCCACAGGGCCGATACGAGGGCGATTCAAAATTGTTCACGCGCAAATCAAAAAGGAATATTTACAGAAACTAAACATCAGGCTTCAAGATTCTGGGGCGCTGAATTACATGCAAAATAACTTAGATAACTTAAATCTAAATTTACCGGCGGATGTCCCCGTCATTTTTGGCGAATGTGGAGAAGAGAACGCCTTCTATAGCCCCAGTAAACGACGCATTATTATGTGTATCGATCTGGTACATGCCTTTGTTATGCGTTTTCATGAAGATGACCCAGATGCATCGCTTAAGGAACTGCTAGATATAGCATTTAATATCACTTCTTTTGTCCTTTTTCATGAGATGGGACATGCTCTTGTAGATATTTTTGATATTCCCGTTACTGGAAGAGAAGAAGATGCGGTAGATGAAATGGCAGCAATTTTACTCTTAGAACAAGGGAATGCTAAGTCAGAACAAACCGTTTTACAAGCTGCCATTTCTTTCCTTCTTGCCGCAGAAAACAATGAGAATGTCAGAAATCTACCCTATTGGGGCGAACATTCTCTAGATAAACAACGATTTTTCAGCTTACTCTGTTTAGTCTATGGTAGCAACCCGGACAAATATTCTGGTT
This region of Roseofilum reptotaenium CS-1145 genomic DNA includes:
- a CDS encoding COP23 domain-containing protein, which translates into the protein MMNLSLSNLFRTGAKLLSVVSLTTLSITLPQPSQAQSARFYCGTSQGSPATLVDSPRGVVPVIVWQSSYFEGSGYSPQRRCQEVSSRFQTYYNNKILEYLTTGIVNGYPVICVSQTNGGSCAGVLFTLQQGDDANRVLQQMFSVRSGASTPLYQSTGRRPRPRKLYIDMENYLNTAPVESGSSPSVAPTQPQPAPNPAPANNPGSGSGGSIW
- a CDS encoding S1 family peptidase → MTKPVVALLACGMCGLVWHYGPLKPMLDDRPLTADRIQWHYGPLQPQLDDRPSWTTVPTAPVSSPKSPQEIRQIARAIAVKVIAGTSQGSGIILGREGETYQVVTNRHVLIASDTYEIQTSDGQVYAAIQVTTIDFRGNDLALLTFRSDRPYTVAFIAEVSAVVESEVFAAGFPLQSPPDAAEDGFVFNRGTLQWLLEQPLADGYQMGYDNDIRKGMSGGPLLNNRGEVIGINGMHAYPLWGNPYIYADGSQPNPFLQETLIALSWAIPIDLFQSLSNFEVLSQESGEVHPMPPVPPSHSQPVW
- a CDS encoding S1 family peptidase encodes the protein MNRHYLSAALAGTAIISTIVMTQATPTFALTGVEINNIAYEVTVLIKAPEGEGHGSGVIIAKEGNTYYVLTANHVVSYETQYNLITSDKQGYAIDYSKIQRLNGVDLAIVPFTSDKDYRIAKLANTNTVQQGQSVFISGWPATTQSIQQVTRQFTSGIVSSLLEQPRSDGYGLVYDATTRSGMSGGPVFDSEGRVIAIHGLGDAIKREEFENVVGNTDNLEQSASRNAASPNTGYPDRPELDAIADLIGSGFNLGIPITIYLQAAPGSNIFLTVQVENTPVQQAVVDYTPPAQPDPRDTMNINDVFSNINQGLNTINNGVNTIQRVCRFFGCR
- a CDS encoding DUF4344 domain-containing metallopeptidase translates to MMHWIKFSLIAAMSICAVIGESFLPLSSATAEYDLFRNPDVSPSAPSRPPAPRSNPPVSTGPIRGRFKIVHAQIKKEYLQKLNIRLQDSGALNYMQNNLDNLNLNLPADVPVIFGECGEENAFYSPSKRRIIMCIDLVHAFVMRFHEDDPDASLKELLDIAFNITSFVLFHEMGHALVDIFDIPVTGREEDAVDEMAAILLLEQGNAKSEQTVLQAAISFLLAAENNENVRNLPYWGEHSLDKQRFFSLLCLVYGSNPDKYSGLVERNILPESRARRCPSEYAQKLSSWNRLLAPHINNNPVVAGNQPQPQTSYQPDPGLLW